A single window of Labrus mixtus chromosome 23, fLabMix1.1, whole genome shotgun sequence DNA harbors:
- the LOC132958632 gene encoding endophilin-A1-like, with protein sequence MSVAGLKKQFHKATQKVSEKVGGAEGTKLDDDFKEMEKKVDVTSRAVLDIMTKTTEYLQPNPASRAKLSMINTMSKIRGQDKGPGYPQAESVLGEAMLKFGRELGEESSFGLALIDASESMKELGEVKDALDMEVKQNFIDPLQNLHDKDLKEIQHHLKKMEGRRLDFDYKKKRQGKVQDDDLKQALEKFDESKEIAEQSMFNLLESDIEQVSQLAALVQAQLEYHSRSAEILQQLSSKMEERIKEVSSKPRKEYAPKPRMTLELLPPSENQNGGIHSAKSPGRSPAPMDQPCCRALYDFEPENEGELGFKEGDIITLTNQIDDNWYEGMINGQSGFFPINYVDILVPLPH encoded by the exons aaagTCAGCGAGAAGGTCGGAGGAGCCGAAGGAACCAAACTAGACGATGACTTCAAAGAAATGGAAAAG AAGGTGGACGTCACCAGCAGAGCAGTGTTGGACATCATGACCAAAACCACAGAGTACCTTCAACCTAACCCAG CGTCCAGAGCCAAGCTGAGCATGATCAACACCATGTCAAAGATCCGCGGGCAGGACAAAGGACCCGGCTACCCGCAGGCGGAGAGCGTCCTGGGAGAGGCCATGTTGAAGTTTGGACGGGAGTTAGGGGAGGAGTCAAGCTTCG GTTTGGCACTGATCGACGCCAGTGAATCGATGAAGGAGCTCGGGGAGGTGAAAGACGCTCTGGACATGGAGGTCAAACAGAACTTCATCGACCCGTTGCAGAACCTCCACGACAAAGATCTCAAAGAGATACAG CACCATTTGAAGAAGATGGAGGGCCGTCGTCTAGACTTCGACTACAAGAAGAAGCGTCAAGGGAAAGTCCAGGACGACGATCTCAAACAGGCGCTGGAGAAGTTCGACGAGAGCAAAGAGATCGCGGAGCAGAGCATGTTCAACCTCCTCGAGAGTGAT ataGAGCAGGTGAGCCAGCTGGCAGCGTTGGTTCAAGCACAGTTGGAATACCACAGCCGCTCTGCTGAAATCCTCCAACAGCTCTCCAGCAAGATGGAGGAAAG GATCAAAGAAGTGTCCAGTAAACCGAGGAAGGAGTACGCTCCCAAACCCAGGATGACCCTGGAGTTGCTGCCCCCCAGCGAAAACCAAAACGGGGGGATTCACTCTGCCAAATCGCCAGGAAGATCACCAG CTCCCATGGACCAGCCGTGTTGCCGAGCACTCTACGACTTTGAACCGGAGAACGAAGGCGAGCTGGGCTTCAAAGAAGGCGACATCATCACCCTGACCAACCAGATTGACGACAACTGGTACGAAGGCATGATCAATGGCCAGTCGGGATTCTTCCCAATCAACTATGTGGATATCCTAGTGCCACTCCCTCATTAG